The following proteins come from a genomic window of Girardinichthys multiradiatus isolate DD_20200921_A chromosome 8, DD_fGirMul_XY1, whole genome shotgun sequence:
- the LOC124873064 gene encoding sulfate anion transporter 1-like, which produces MEDVSPDTETPLVGQSLLERRVRQRNPKVSVLKSKLKKGLTCSGPKVRSTLKGFFPVLHWLPKYKLKEYIWGDVMSGLIVGIILVPQAIAYCLLAGVPPIYGLYTSFYANIIYFLMGTSRHVSVGIFSLMSLMVGQVVVREVFLAGFDMNEDSTPSPHQDLHDTVGANLTNEPEFTVELMGRQLGKDSFAISVAAAVTFLAGVYQILMAVFRLGFVSVYLSAPMLDGFATGASFTILTVQAKYLLGLKIPRHQGYGTVVVTWINIFANIHKTNLCDLITSATCIIILVAGKEIQERYKDRLKIPLPTELVVVAGATLASHFGEFNTQYHSSVSGHIPTGFIPPQVPAFSMMSRVVLDAIPVAVISFAFTVSLSEMFAKKHGYTIRPNQEMVAIGLCNVVPSFFHCFTTSAALAKTMVKDSTGCQTQVSSLISALVVLLVLLFFAPYFQALQKCVLACIIIVSLRGALRKFRDVPAKWRASRTDAIVWLVAMSATALISVELGLLVGMVFSMSCIIYETQNPKVSLLGRVNDTNLYEDIEEYKNLTAPGRVKIFRFQAPLYYANRNAFLRSLYKAVGVEPFLELTKRKKAEKKDKKQAKTNGEKTNFDVFVGVGKKELEFHTIVLDCSAIPFIDSTGMATFTALVKEYKEISVSVLLACCNTSVIDALQKGEFFGRKNKDTSSLLFYTVHAAVLHANRAAEESKAEDSVV; this is translated from the exons ATGGAGGATGTATCTCCAGACACGGAAACCCCATTGGTCGGGCAATCCCTCCTGGAACGGCGTGTTCGCCAGCGAAATCCGAAAGTGTCAGTTCTTAAATCAAAGCTGAAAAAGGGTTTGACTTGCTCAGGTCCAAAGGTCCGATCCACTCTTAAAGGGTTCTTCCCTGTGCTGCACTGGCTGCCAAAATACAAGCTGAAAGAGTACATCTGGGGCGATGTGATGTCTGGGTTGATTGTTGGTATCATTTTGGTACCGCAGGCCATCGCGTACTGCCTGTTAGCAGGAGTGCCACCCATTTATGGTCTATACACTTCGTTTTACGCCAATATCATTTACTTTCTCATGGGGACGTCTCGACATGTATCAGTTGGGATCTTCAGCCTCATGAGCCTCATGGTAGGACAG GTGGTGGTTAGGGAAGTTTTCCTGGCTGGTTTTGACATGAATGAGGACTCTACCCCATCTCCTCATCAAGACTTACATGACACAGTGGGTGCAAACCTCACTAATGAACCCGAGTTCACCGTGGAGCTGATGGGTAGGCAGTTAGGGAAGGATTCCTTTGCTATCAGTGTCGCTGCTGCTGTTACATTCCTGGCTGGAGTCTATCAG ATTTTGATGGCAGTGTTTCGGCTCGGATTTGTCTCCGTCTACCTCTCGGCTCCCATGCTAGATGGGTTTGCCACCGGAGCTTCTTTCACCATCCTGACTGTGCAAGCTAAATACTTGTTGGGTCTAAAGATACCTCGTCATCAGGGCTATGGGACAGTAGTCGTTACTTGGATTAACATCTTCGCCAACATTCACAAGACCAACCTGTGTGACCTCATCACAAGTGCCACATGCATCATAATTTTAG tGGCTGGGAAAGAGATCCAGGAGCGCTACAAGGACCGCTTAAAGATCCCCTTACCTACAGAGCTGGTAGTCGTGGCGGGAGCTACACTTGCCAGCCACTTTGGGGAATTCAATACCCAATACCATTCCAGTGTCTCTGGTCACATTCCCACAGGATTTATCCCACCTCAGGTCCCCGCGTTCAGTATGATGTCACGGGTGGTGCTGGATGCCATTCCTGTGGCTGTCATTAG ttttgcctTCACCGTGTCGCTATCTGAGATGTTCGCAAAGAAACACGGATATACCATTCGTCCCAACCAGGAGATGGTGGCTATTGGACTCTGTAACGTTGTCCCCTCCTTCTTTCACTGTTTCACCACGAGTGCAGCGCTGGCAAAAACAATGGTGAAGGATTCAACCGGCTGCCAGACTCAG gTATCAAGTCTGATCAGCGCCCTGGTAGTCCTTCTTGTCCTCCTCTTCTTCGCTCCATACTTCCAAGCACTTCAGAAATGTGTCCTTGCTTGCATCATCATTGTAAGCCTTCGAGGAGCACTGAGGAAGTTCAGGGATGTCCCAGCCAAGTGGCGAGCCAGCCGGACGGATGCCATTGTTTGGTTGGTAGCCATGTCAGCCACTGCTCTGATCAGCGTGGAGCTGGGCTTGCTTGTTGGCATGGTTTTTTCAATGAGCTGCATCATCTATGAAACCCAGAATCCAAAG GTCTCTCTCCTTGGCCGGGTCAACGACACCAATCTGTATGAGGACATAGAGGAGTACAAGAATCTCACAGCGCCAGGTCGGGTTAAGATCTTCCGTTTCCAGGCTCCTTTGTACTATGCCAATAGGAATGCTTTCCTCAGATCCCTCTACAAAGCTGTCGGAGTAGAACCTTTCTTGGAGTTgactaaaagaaaaaaggcagagAAGAAGGACAAAAAGCAAGCCAAGACAAATGGAGAGAAAACCAACTTTGATGTCTTTGTAGGTGTTGGCAAAAAAGAACTAGAGTTCCACACAATAGTTTTAGACTGCTCAGCCATCCCTTTCATTGACTCAACAGGCATGGCCACTTTCACAGCGCTGGTTAAGGAATATAAAGAGATCAGTGTAAGTGTGCTCCTTGCATGCTGCAACACCTCAGTCATCGATGCTCTCCAGAAGGGAGAGTTCTTTgggaggaaaaacaaagataCAAGTAGTCTGTTGTTTTATACAGTTCATGCTGCTGTTCTTCACGCAAACAGAGCAGCAGAAGAAAGTAAAGCGGAGGACTCTGTGGTGTAG